DNA from Thermodesulfobacteriota bacterium:
TCCTTTATTTCCTGCTTGTTCGACCTCTTGTCGACCGAAAAAACGTACCAGTTCTTCTCTCTCGCATCGGAGGACTTTTCGGTTACCAGAGGACGCTTGATTATCTGTCTCGGGTCTTTCAATTCGCGAGGACCTCCTGTGCGCGGGCGAGCGATTCCTCGGTCATCACAAGCGTGTCGTATCTGAGTATGTCGTACACGTTGATGCCGTCTATTTTAAGCACCTTGACGTTCGGCATGTTTCTTGAGGACTTGAGCAGGTTTTCGTTGTCGCCGCCTATGATTATGAGTGCGGATTTCAAGCCGAACCTTTTGATGAATTCATCGACCTGCTTGGTCTTGATCGAAGGCAGGCTGATTTCGTTCAATGCAAGCATCCTGCCTTCGCTGTATTTCAGCGAAAGCGAGCTTATGAGAGCCTGCCGCTTGCTTTTCTTGTTTAATGTATATGACCAGTCCTTGGGCTTTGGACCGAATATAATCGCGCCCTTTCTCCACTGAGGGGCACGTATGCTGCCCTGACGGGCGCGCCCGAGATGCTTCTGCTTCCAGGGCTTCTTTCCGCCGCCGCTGACCTCGCCTCTCTCTTTGGTGGAAGAGGTGCCCGCGCGCCTTTTCGTAAGCTGCCAGCTTACTACCGTATGGAGCAGATGCTCCCTGACAGGCGCTTCGAATATCGAGGAATCGAGATCTATCGTCCCGACTTTACTCTTTTCCATGTTAAAAACGTCAAGCTGCGGCACTGTCTCTGCTCCCTTTAGAAGTTCTCTTTATGATCACGAGACCGCCCCTCGGGCCGGGGACAGATCCTTTTATGATTATTATATTTTTATCGGTATCCACCTTGAAAATCTGCACGCCCTGCATGGTCACCCTTTCACTGCCCATGTGCCCAGGCATCCTGAGCCCCTTCCACACCCTCGCAGGGTATGTGTTCGAGCCTATGCCTCCGGGCCTCCTGTGGGCCATGCCGCCGTGTGACGCGGGCTGCCCCGCGAAGTTGTGCCTCTTCATGACGCCCGCAAACCCCTTTCCCTTGCTCGTACCCACGACATCGACCGTCTCTCCTTCCTTGAAGATATCGGCCTTGATTTCGTCTCCGGGCTTGTAATCGCCGGCGGTCGCGCTGAATTCCACTATATGCTTAAGGGGCGAAACCCCGGCCTTCTTAAAATGCCCGAGCATCGGCTTCGTCACTCTCTGGGGCTTGGCCTCTTCGAATCCTATTTGAAGGGCTTCATAGCCGTCCTTTTCCGCGGTTTTCTTTTGAACCACGAAGCACGGACCCGCCTCGATAACGGTGGCGACTACGGCCGTACCGTTCTCGAGAAAGAATTCTGTCATTCCCAGTTTTTTACCTAATATTCCTTCAATCATCGAAATTATGATCCCGTTAGTTTTATCTCGACCTCGACGCCCGAAGCCAGGTCGAGCTTCATGAGCGCATCGATCGTCTGTTGCGTGGGCTCGAGTATATCGACGAGCCTCTTGTGAGTTCTGACCTCGAAATGCTCCCTCGAATTCTTGTCCACGTGCGGAGACCTCAGCACGCAGTAGCGGCTGATGTGAGTCGGAAGAGGCACGGGCCCCGCGACCTTGGCTCCTGTCCTTTTTGCCGTATCCACGATCTCCACAGAAGACCTGTCAAGAAGCCTGTGATCGAACGATTTCAGTTTTATACGTATCTTAGCAGCACGATTCATGTATTAATTTCCTTGACACATCACTCCACGATTTTAGTAACAACGCCAGCGCCTACTGTCCTTCCCCCTTCCCTTATCGCGAACCTCAACTGATCCTCTAACGCCACAGGCGCTATCAGCTCTACGTCCATATTAATATTGTCCCCAGG
Protein-coding regions in this window:
- the rplD gene encoding 50S ribosomal protein L4, with the translated sequence MEKSKVGTIDLDSSIFEAPVREHLLHTVVSWQLTKRRAGTSSTKERGEVSGGGKKPWKQKHLGRARQGSIRAPQWRKGAIIFGPKPKDWSYTLNKKSKRQALISSLSLKYSEGRMLALNEISLPSIKTKQVDEFIKRFGLKSALIIIGGDNENLLKSSRNMPNVKVLKIDGINVYDILRYDTLVMTEESLARAQEVLAN
- the rpsJ gene encoding 30S ribosomal protein S10; the encoded protein is MNRAAKIRIKLKSFDHRLLDRSSVEIVDTAKRTGAKVAGPVPLPTHISRYCVLRSPHVDKNSREHFEVRTHKRLVDILEPTQQTIDALMKLDLASGVEVEIKLTGS
- the tuf gene encoding elongation factor Tu (EF-Tu; promotes GTP-dependent binding of aminoacyl-tRNA to the A-site of ribosomes during protein biosynthesis; when the tRNA anticodon matches the mRNA codon, GTP hydrolysis results; the inactive EF-Tu-GDP leaves the ribosome and release of GDP is promoted by elongation factor Ts; many prokaryotes have two copies of the gene encoding EF-Tu) is translated as PGDNINMDVELIAPVALEDQLRFAIREGGRTVGAGVVTKIVE
- the rplC gene encoding 50S ribosomal protein L3; this translates as MIEGILGKKLGMTEFFLENGTAVVATVIEAGPCFVVQKKTAEKDGYEALQIGFEEAKPQRVTKPMLGHFKKAGVSPLKHIVEFSATAGDYKPGDEIKADIFKEGETVDVVGTSKGKGFAGVMKRHNFAGQPASHGGMAHRRPGGIGSNTYPARVWKGLRMPGHMGSERVTMQGVQIFKVDTDKNIIIIKGSVPGPRGGLVIIKRTSKGSRDSAAA